Proteins encoded together in one Microcebus murinus isolate Inina chromosome 16, M.murinus_Inina_mat1.0, whole genome shotgun sequence window:
- the TMEM239 gene encoding transmembrane protein 239 has translation MQQPRVETDTIGAGEGPQPAAPWSAWITRQGWVRWWTCHVPPSWVQWWSTSGWQQPLQRVLWGLEGILYLVLALMLCHALFTTGSHLLSSLWFVVAAAWRHLLPAVLLLVLSALPALLFTASFLLLFSTLLSLVGLLTSMTHPGYAQDLDQ, from the coding sequence ATGCAGCAGCCGCGAGTGGAGACGGATACCATCGGGGCCGGCGAGGGGCCACAGCCGGCGGCGCCCTGGTCAGCCTGGATCACGCGGCAGGGCTGGGTGCGCTGGTGGACGTGCCATGTGCCCCCGAGCTGGGTCCAGTGGTGGAGCACATCGGGCTGGCAGCAGCCTCTGCAGCGTGTGCTGTGGGGTCTGGAGGGGATACTCTACCTGGTGCTGGCGCTGATGCTGTGCCACGCGCTCTTCACCACCGGCTCCCACCTGCTGAGCTCCTTGTGGTTCGTGGTGGCCGCGGCGTGGCGCCACCTGCTGCCGGCTGTCCTGCTGCTGGtgctcagcgccctgcctgcactccTCTTCACAGCCTCCTTCCTGCTGCTTTTCTCCACACTGCTGAGTCTCGTGGGCCTCCTCACCTCCATGACTCACCCAGGCTATGCTCAGGACTTGGACCAATAG